In Salvelinus sp. IW2-2015 linkage group LG23, ASM291031v2, whole genome shotgun sequence, a genomic segment contains:
- the LOC111950950 gene encoding neuronal PAS domain-containing protein 4A-like → MYRSTKGASKARRDQINAEIRNLQELLPISDTDKARLSYLHIMSLACMYTRKSVFFVQDALQDETVDFMSFHELSGLMHELSSFMLLLTSDGKLLYLSDNVADHLGHCMVDLVAQSDSVYDIINPMDHYVMRSNIAGLPMTTADTDRLFRCRFNTTKFIRRQGAGNKLMLVRARCLTPPCPVSNYWTSNPVWVCFCTPLKIKTSNLTIAKSAPLTPPPEHAFLLACFHSQHNRDMRLWDAQDSVSVYLGYDVESLRTRSWYSLVHPRDLSHASEQHHILLNEXGERQVEMVLQVETADHSWVWLYMVLQLNNGEHPISCHNYIISESEAWSIRQQLCLEQNQFPGYLGSAQSLSSPDQVFSSSGLSAHSLDFSTATSGVSACEEPMQPVGYGPRSSLSSLDEENFPQTHGEQHQWKPKSSHLSVGPTTVYPHASLTDPESDILSQRITSQSLTNISDPLPSSLTEPLAPLTMPHPQQMGEFACTPPYTPHLESGSFPFGEQLQLSLVHINAAVSCPMAHEMITSALRAPAFSQAFSSDHPELFFPGEPHRKLPPTTDSFGGDECSIMSLPQIMGPLYVDVSHRPYRGPPNELLLTPEASPTHPPCSFLSIDREQERENEEISLLAKYISSLAEGFCCDPLLPGVTPSTLTSPSLQATSQSSSPPCGGECQPWRGLDPPLSREDISLYEESMLLESLIEELPSFPLSRSSCSSSPSSSSFNSSPPCSPLTPSLIEGESSIGVNHFCSVQSTQCNCMAVGGAMMVIRVMDMEVSEEPPSSLPSSAIVLTAFQEGASALVHPAPTIGLPDAQSFLEELGDMGPLFEADASFTPYWGNNLSCINSHSTMHSQSFHQDGSLRDPAF, encoded by the exons ATGTATCGGTCCACAAAAGGAGCATCGAAGGCTCGGAGGGACCAAATCAACGCAGAGATTCGGAACCTACAGGAACTGTTGCCCATCTCCGATACTGACAAAGCTCGACTCTCCTACCTACACATCATGTCACTTGCCTGCATGTACACCAGAAAGTCTGTATTCTTCGTTCAAG ACGCTCTTCAAGACGAAACCGTGGACTTCATGTCTTTTCACGAGCTCTCGGGGCTGATGCACGAATTGTCAAGTTTCATGCTACTCCTAACAAGCGACGGAAAACTTCTGTATCTATCAGACAACGTCGCAGACCACCTCGGGCATTGTATG GTGGACCTGGTTGCCCAGAGTGACAGTGTGTATGATATCATCAATCCTATGGACCACTACGTCATGAGGAGCAACATTGCAGGTCTACCAATGACCACTGCTGATACAG ACAGGTTATTTCGGTGTCGCTTCAATACTACAAAGTTCATCCGGCGGCAAGGTGCAGGGAACAAGTTGATGCTGGTCAGAGCTCGCTGTCTCACCCCACCTTGCCCTGTCTCTAATTACTGGACCTCCAACCCAGTATGGGTGTGTTTCTGTACCCCTCTGAAGATAAAAACGTCTAACCTCACAATCGCCAAGAGTGCCCCCCTCACCCCACCCCCTGAGCACGCCTTCCTGCTTGCTTGTTTCCACTCTCAACACAACAGGGACATGAGGCTTTGGGACGCTCAGGACAG tGTGAGTGTGTACCTGGGCTATGATGTGGAATCTCTACGCACTCGCTCCTGGTACAGCCTGGTTCATCCCAGGGACCTCTCCCATGCCTCTGAACAGCACCATATCCTAT TAAATGAARGAGGGGAGCGGCAGGTGGAGATGGTATTGCAGGTGGAAACAGCAGACCACTCCTGGGTCTGGCTCTATATGGTCCTCCAGCTGAACAATGGAGAACACCCCATCAGCTGCCACAACTACATCATCAG tgagtcAGAGGCGTGGTCAATACGCCAGCAGCTGTGTTTGGAGCAGAACCAGTTCCCTGGGTATTTGGGTTCTGCTCAGAGCCTGTCTAGTCCAGACCAGGTCTTCAGCAGCAGTGGCCTGTCTGCACATTCTTTAGACTTCAGCACTGCCACGTCTGGTGTGAGCGCTTGTGAGGAGCCCATGCAGCCAGTTGGTTATGGTCCTCGGTCCAGCCTGTCATCTCTGGATGAAGAGAACTTCCCCCAGACACATGGAGAACAACACCAGTGGAAACCAAAGTCCAGCCATCTTTCTGTTGGGCCAACCACTGTGTACCCTCATGCCTCACTGACTGACCCTGAGTCTGATATTCTGTCTCAGAGAATAACCTCTCAATCTCTAACCAATATTTCagaccctctcccctcctccctcaccgaGCCCCTTGCCCCTCTTACTATGCCCCACCCTCAACAGATGGGGGAGTTTGCATGCACTCCCCCGTATACCCCTCATCTTGAAAGTGGCAGTTTTCCTTTTGGGGAGCAACTGCAACTCAGTTTAGTTCACATCAATGCAGCTGTGTCATGCCCAATGGCCCATGAAATGATTACCTCAGCACTCAGAGCACCAGCCTTCTCCCAGGCCTTCTCCTCTGATCATCCTGAGCTGTTTTTCCCAGGAGAGCCTCATAGAAAGCTGCCCCCCACCACTGATAGTTTTGGGGGAGATGAATGCTCCATCATGAGCCTGCCACAGATTATGGGGCCTTTGTATGTGGATGTTTCCCACAGGCCCTACCGTGGCCCTCCGAATGAGCTCCTACTTACCCCAGAGGCATCACCCACACACCCGCCCTGCTCCTTCCTCTCCatagacagagagcaggagagggagaatgaaGAAATTTCTCTCTTGGCTAAATATATTAGCTCTTTAGCTGAGGGATTTTGCTGTGACCCGCTTCTACCCGGAGTGACCCCATCCACCTTGACTTCACCCAGCCTTCAGGCCACATCCCAGAGTTCCTCTCCTCCTTGTGGAGGTGAGTGCCAGCCCTGGAGGGGGCTAGACCCGCCCCTTAGCCGAGAGGATATCTCTCTGTATGAGGAGAGTATGTTACTTGAGAGCCTAATTGAGGAGCTCCCATCGTTCCCTTTGTCCCGCTCTTCatgctcctcttctccctcttcctcctcttttaaCTCCTCCCCCCCTTGCTCGCCACTCACTCCCAGCCTCATCGAGGGTGAATCTTCAATCGGTGTAAACCATTTCTGTAGCGTGCAGTCAACGCAGTGTAACTGCATGGCAGTGGGTGGAGCTATGATGGTCATCAGGGTGATGGATATGGAGGTGTCAGAGGAGCCTCCATCGTCACTACCATCATCAGCCATCGTTCTCACAGCCTTCCAGGAGGGTGCCTCTGCCTTGGTCCATCCGGCCCCCACCATTGGTTTGCCCGATGCCCAGTCCTTTCTGGAGGAACTGGGTGACATGGGACCTCTGTTTGAGGCAGATGCCTCTTTCACCCCGTATTGGGGTAACAACCTGAGTTGTATCAACTCCCACTCAACCATGCATTCACAAAGTTTTCACCAAG ATGGAAGCCTGCGTGACCCTGCGTTTTAA
- the LOC111950635 gene encoding small ribosomal subunit protein uS12m, with protein MASLGSLRPMLTSLLQVSQSVSQWSGPVLSRTMATLNQMHRRGKPSPPPPSVSAMFGRPQLKAVILKTMIRKPKKPNSANRKCARVRLSNGKEAVVFIPGEGHNLQEHNVVLVQGGRTQDLPGVKLTVVRGKYDCAHVVKKKNN; from the exons ATGGCGTCATTGGGGAGTCTGAGACCAATGTTGACATCACTTCTGCAAG tgtctcagtctgtctcccAATGGTCCGGACCTGTCCTCTCCAGAACTATGGCTACTCTGAATCAGATGCATCGCCGGGGAAAGCCGTCCCCCCCTCCCCCGAGTGTCAGCGCCATGTTCGGCCGCCCCCAGCTGAAGGCAGTGATCCTGAAGACAATGATCCGGAAACCCAAGAAGCCAAACTCGGCCAACCGTAAATGTGCCAGAGTCCGCCTGAGTAACGGCAAGGAGGCAGTGGTCTTCATCCCTGGGGAGGGACACAACCTTCAAGAGCACAATGTAGTGCTGGTGCAGGGGGGCAGGACACAGGACCTGCCAGGAGTCAAGCTGACTGTGGTCAGGGGAAAATATGACTGCGCTCATGttgtgaagaagaaaaataactGA